In Paludisphaera rhizosphaerae, a single window of DNA contains:
- a CDS encoding SpoIIE family protein phosphatase: MAFLKRANGESAGQIIELKQERTVIGRSPEQCHVVLGLNGVSRLHAAVYRRGDEFYVSDLKSRNMTKVNNVKLVPGSDRRLATGDRINICDVEFVFHAAEPSDERSNDGDLVIVGDGEAFEVPPLHTLDASRSSSVASMVKPEVKLKAILEVARDLSSELKIDQVAPRVLESLSQLFPQAERLFLVLVDPETKRLVRKATKLRQTRGRINFNPAIPADEAPMQMSRSLVEHVLGQKKAVLSQDAGADKDLPTSASIADLKIRSVMCVPMVTPNGQAVGIIQLDTSDRKQFHQEDLDVLAAVAGQAAIAIQNAQLHESLLERDRLDRDLKLAEQVQKRFLPQEVPDISGYEFFAHYEPAYEVGGDYYDFVPLPGDRLAVALGDVSGKGVAAALMMAKFSGDTRYCMITENAPGPAAAELNALLFSAGIEEKFITLSLSVLDPRRGTLQIASAGHLPILIRRADGRVDEIGADAAGFPLGIVPGAEYQQVEARLGPGDVAVVYSDGVTDARNLREELYDCRDKRRLIERLAETAGGPDLIGKTILQDIREFSRGHVQADDITLICFGPVVARPGVESTDPEDSSSP; encoded by the coding sequence ATGGCCTTCCTGAAGCGAGCCAACGGCGAATCCGCCGGACAAATCATTGAGTTGAAGCAGGAGCGAACGGTGATCGGCCGTTCGCCCGAGCAGTGCCACGTCGTGCTCGGCCTCAACGGCGTCAGCAGGCTCCACGCCGCGGTCTACCGACGCGGAGACGAGTTTTACGTCTCCGACCTCAAGTCGCGGAACATGACCAAGGTCAATAACGTCAAGCTCGTCCCCGGCTCCGACCGGAGGCTGGCCACGGGCGACCGCATCAACATCTGCGACGTCGAGTTCGTCTTCCACGCCGCCGAGCCCAGCGACGAACGCAGCAACGACGGCGACCTCGTCATCGTCGGCGACGGCGAGGCCTTCGAGGTCCCCCCGCTGCACACGCTCGACGCCTCCCGGTCCAGCTCGGTCGCCAGCATGGTCAAGCCGGAGGTCAAGCTCAAGGCGATCCTGGAGGTCGCCCGCGACCTCTCCAGCGAGCTGAAGATCGATCAGGTCGCCCCTCGCGTGCTGGAATCGCTCTCGCAGCTCTTTCCCCAGGCCGAGCGTCTCTTCCTCGTGCTGGTGGATCCGGAGACCAAGCGCCTGGTCCGCAAGGCGACGAAGCTCCGTCAGACTCGCGGCCGGATCAACTTCAACCCCGCCATCCCGGCCGACGAAGCCCCGATGCAGATGAGCCGGTCGCTCGTCGAGCACGTCCTCGGCCAGAAGAAGGCGGTGCTCAGCCAGGACGCCGGGGCCGACAAGGACCTCCCCACCAGCGCCTCGATCGCCGACCTGAAGATCCGATCGGTGATGTGCGTGCCGATGGTCACCCCCAACGGCCAGGCCGTGGGGATCATCCAGCTCGACACCAGCGACCGCAAGCAGTTCCATCAGGAAGACCTGGACGTCCTGGCCGCGGTCGCCGGTCAGGCCGCGATCGCCATCCAGAACGCCCAGCTTCACGAGTCGCTCCTGGAGCGCGATCGGCTCGACCGCGACCTGAAGCTGGCCGAGCAGGTCCAGAAGCGGTTCCTCCCCCAGGAGGTGCCGGACATCTCCGGCTACGAGTTCTTCGCACACTACGAACCGGCCTACGAGGTCGGCGGCGACTACTACGATTTCGTCCCCCTGCCGGGCGACCGCCTGGCCGTGGCGCTGGGGGACGTCTCGGGCAAGGGAGTCGCCGCCGCCCTGATGATGGCCAAGTTCTCCGGCGACACCCGTTATTGCATGATCACCGAGAACGCCCCCGGCCCCGCCGCGGCCGAGCTCAACGCCCTGCTCTTCTCGGCGGGCATCGAGGAGAAGTTCATCACGTTGAGCCTGAGCGTACTGGACCCCCGCCGCGGGACCTTGCAGATCGCCTCTGCCGGCCACCTGCCGATCCTGATCCGACGCGCTGACGGCCGTGTCGACGAGATCGGCGCCGACGCCGCCGGCTTCCCGCTGGGGATCGTCCCCGGGGCCGAGTACCAGCAGGTCGAGGCCCGCCTGGGGCCCGGCGACGTGGCCGTCGTCTACTCCGACGGCGTCACCGACGCCCGCAACCTCCGCGAGGAGTTGTACGACTGCCGCGACAAGCGGCGGTTGATCGAACGGCTGGCAGAGACCGCCGGCGGCCCCGACTTGATCGGCAAGACGATCCTCCAGGACATCCGCGAGTTCTCCCGAGGCCACGTCCAGGCCGACGACATCACCTTGATTTGCTTCGGCCCGGTCGTCGCCCGCCCGGGCGTCGAATCGACCGATCCCGAGGACTCCTCCTCGCCATGA
- a CDS encoding protein kinase domain-containing protein, translating into MNSDSQIANEHTSDWSESPAKSDKPAPRDLTGLVLGDFRVQRLIGRGGMGEVYLAEQISLRRPVALKVLLPEWTSRPAYLSRFSVEATAVAKLNHPNIVQVYALGEADGIHYIAMEYVEGTNLREYLIRKGSLEIPLALSIMRQSASAIGAAGEVGLIHRDVKPENLLLTRKGRIKVADFGLCRDSESDRLHVTQQGTTMGTPLYMSPEQAQGHSLDPRSDLYSLGVTYYHMLVGEPPFRAENALALAMKHVREPVPSMRIRRPDIPVELDRLVLKLMAKRPADRYQSAAEMLADLAKIRSQMTTVAGAAAADFTIPPPSMEADADEPAVPSGAASRSSSAVSSRGVDVGGLMRALSAGGEAWFRPGVLAALSVAGLTLGGLLGWRSVADARAAEQKRFAATAPALGLGPRWTSTPRMDDAEAQFRHAQLVAPPSRLAAAWLAVPGYFPDSYDWSSAAYLQLGRFLYRERDPERIETLAQELRGWRSKQSRDEQLADLLEISGMLLRGDVDGLINSLNRTVDVKDRVLSDPGLIDFGVEVVADALWTLDRPGQTGAEAQRPKLLLLRHRLLLLRNRVLATDLAVR; encoded by the coding sequence ATGAATTCGGATTCCCAGATCGCCAACGAACATACCAGCGACTGGTCGGAATCCCCGGCGAAGTCGGATAAGCCCGCGCCGAGGGACCTCACCGGCCTGGTGCTGGGCGATTTCCGCGTCCAGCGGCTGATCGGCCGCGGGGGGATGGGCGAGGTTTATCTCGCCGAGCAGATCAGCCTGCGCCGGCCGGTCGCGCTGAAGGTGCTGCTGCCCGAGTGGACCTCGCGGCCCGCCTACCTCAGCCGGTTCTCGGTCGAGGCCACGGCCGTCGCCAAGCTCAACCACCCGAACATCGTCCAGGTCTACGCCCTGGGCGAGGCCGACGGGATCCACTACATCGCGATGGAGTACGTCGAGGGGACGAACCTCCGCGAGTACCTGATCCGCAAAGGGTCGCTGGAGATCCCCCTGGCGCTGTCGATCATGCGGCAGTCGGCCTCGGCCATCGGCGCGGCCGGCGAGGTCGGCCTGATCCACCGCGACGTCAAGCCGGAGAACCTCCTCCTCACCCGCAAGGGACGGATCAAGGTGGCCGACTTCGGCCTCTGCCGCGACTCGGAGTCGGACCGGCTCCACGTCACGCAGCAGGGGACGACGATGGGCACTCCCCTGTACATGAGCCCGGAACAGGCCCAGGGGCACTCGCTGGACCCCCGCAGCGACCTTTATTCGCTGGGCGTGACCTACTACCACATGCTGGTGGGCGAGCCCCCGTTCCGGGCGGAAAACGCCCTGGCGCTGGCGATGAAGCACGTCCGCGAGCCCGTCCCCAGCATGAGGATCCGCCGGCCCGACATCCCCGTCGAGCTGGATCGCCTGGTCCTGAAGCTGATGGCCAAGAGGCCCGCCGACCGCTACCAGTCGGCGGCCGAGATGCTGGCCGACCTGGCCAAGATCCGCAGCCAGATGACGACCGTCGCCGGCGCGGCGGCGGCCGACTTCACGATCCCGCCTCCCTCGATGGAGGCCGACGCCGACGAGCCCGCCGTCCCTTCGGGAGCGGCGTCGCGGTCGTCCTCGGCCGTCTCGTCGCGAGGGGTGGACGTCGGGGGGCTGATGCGGGCGCTCTCGGCCGGCGGGGAGGCGTGGTTCCGCCCCGGCGTTCTGGCCGCCCTCTCCGTGGCCGGCCTGACCCTGGGCGGGCTGCTGGGCTGGCGAAGCGTTGCGGACGCCCGGGCCGCCGAGCAAAAGCGGTTCGCCGCGACCGCCCCCGCCCTGGGCCTCGGCCCGCGCTGGACGTCGACGCCCAGGATGGACGACGCCGAGGCTCAGTTCCGCCACGCGCAGCTCGTCGCGCCGCCGAGTCGACTGGCCGCCGCCTGGCTGGCCGTCCCGGGATACTTCCCCGACTCGTACGACTGGTCGTCCGCGGCCTACCTCCAACTCGGCCGGTTCCTCTACCGCGAGCGCGACCCGGAACGGATCGAGACCCTGGCCCAGGAGCTTCGCGGCTGGCGGTCGAAGCAGTCCCGCGACGAACAGCTCGCCGACCTGCTGGAGATCTCCGGGATGCTCCTGCGGGGGGACGTCGACGGCCTGATCAACAGCCTGAACCGGACGGTGGACGTGAAGGACCGGGTCCTGTCCGACCCGGGGCTCATCGACTTCGGCGTGGAAGTCGTGGCCGATGCGCTGTGGACGCTCGACCGCCCGGGCCAGACCGGGGCCGAGGCCCAGCGGCCGAAGCTCCTCCTCCTGCGGCACCGCCTGCTGCTTTTGCGGAATCGCGTTCTGGCGACCGATCTCGCCGTCCGATGA
- a CDS encoding DUF1559 domain-containing protein, producing MTKLPFSRSPGYSIVETLVAMGVIGILAAILLPAVSRAREAASRATCANNLKQLGLALSAYAAQWNRMPSCTGNTSFRPDKSILLIRAYSSHAQMLPHLDQANLFAALNFEVGLDEFMLSPNGAPPPVGQEANLTVVGAVVSTFLCPSDGASGNRGNSYRCNQGTKRSGAGLNGPFSDYVFSIPIAAVTDGLSNTAAFGEKLRGSGKMPADPRRDMYYGPIGLPNFPVQAYEECAASLNRQSASATSGGVTWLVGTLSQTCYNHVMIPNDVVPDCVGAGYHPLAGLVGARSNHPGGVQTAFCDGSVRFITNSIHRSTWMALGTRNGGEAVSSAEY from the coding sequence ATGACCAAGCTCCCCTTCTCTCGCTCGCCGGGGTATTCGATCGTGGAGACCCTGGTGGCGATGGGCGTCATCGGCATCCTGGCGGCGATCCTCTTGCCCGCGGTCTCCCGCGCGCGGGAGGCCGCGTCCCGCGCGACGTGCGCGAACAACCTGAAGCAACTGGGGCTCGCCCTGAGTGCCTACGCCGCGCAGTGGAACCGAATGCCGTCTTGCACGGGGAACACCAGTTTTCGCCCCGACAAGTCGATCCTGTTGATACGGGCCTACTCGTCGCACGCCCAGATGCTCCCCCATCTGGACCAGGCGAACCTCTTCGCCGCGTTGAACTTCGAAGTGGGCCTCGACGAGTTCATGCTCTCACCGAATGGAGCCCCCCCTCCCGTGGGACAGGAGGCGAACCTGACGGTCGTCGGGGCGGTCGTTTCGACTTTCCTGTGCCCCTCGGACGGTGCCTCGGGGAACAGGGGCAATAGTTATCGATGCAACCAGGGGACGAAGCGATCGGGGGCCGGCCTGAACGGGCCCTTCTCCGATTACGTCTTCTCGATCCCGATCGCCGCCGTGACGGACGGCCTGAGCAACACGGCGGCGTTCGGCGAGAAGCTGCGCGGCTCCGGGAAGATGCCCGCCGACCCGCGAAGGGACATGTACTACGGCCCGATCGGGCTCCCCAACTTTCCAGTTCAAGCGTATGAGGAGTGCGCCGCGTCCTTGAACCGGCAATCCGCGTCCGCGACGTCCGGCGGCGTTACATGGCTGGTCGGGACCCTTTCGCAGACCTGCTACAACCATGTGATGATCCCGAACGACGTCGTTCCCGATTGCGTCGGGGCCGGCTATCACCCACTCGCGGGCCTGGTGGGTGCCCGGAGCAATCATCCTGGCGGCGTCCAGACCGCCTTCTGCGACGGCTCGGTTCGATTCATCACCAACAGCATCCATCGAAGCACGTGGATGGCTTTGGGAACTCGCAACGGCGGCGAGGCCGTCTCCTCCGCGGAGTATTGA
- a CDS encoding LolA family protein translates to MGYPSRSAVILAVGVVMFAVVPHSSAKEPASREEIRDAIARWWDSTDSIDATFELTRSDDGPERVYQEDRVAIASGGKYFVRSFFIGRDGQRVQATNQGADGDKAFRITPLPGKPDIADTVTVLNSPCTNDTYVGGMDELLWLLMPGGKRLNRSLDDGAELTVDRNDDGSDRYVVEFTFRFKSNPVRCELDPAHDWLPRVVEVGKPRKALQIHVTRYKLVEGRFIPSEADVFNKSPSGKESSSRFLLRSVSVNGDLDPGIFKPKGLVAGTQIDDEDTGKSRIHEGNARTRLAFLERYYPKPKTGAMKDDVKSLEPLRAERTPSEWPVVPILGVSGLLLLASIFVHRRRA, encoded by the coding sequence GTGGGTTACCCTTCGCGTTCCGCGGTCATCCTGGCGGTGGGCGTCGTCATGTTCGCCGTCGTTCCTCATTCGTCCGCGAAAGAGCCGGCGAGCCGAGAAGAGATTCGCGACGCGATCGCGCGTTGGTGGGATTCCACCGATTCGATCGACGCGACGTTCGAGCTCACCAGATCCGATGACGGTCCGGAGCGCGTGTATCAGGAAGACCGCGTGGCGATCGCCTCCGGGGGGAAATACTTCGTCCGTTCCTTCTTCATCGGCAGGGATGGCCAGCGAGTACAAGCCACCAATCAAGGCGCCGACGGAGACAAGGCCTTCAGAATCACCCCCCTACCTGGAAAGCCCGACATCGCCGACACGGTGACGGTCCTCAACTCTCCATGCACGAACGACACCTACGTGGGCGGAATGGACGAGCTCCTCTGGCTCCTCATGCCCGGAGGGAAACGGCTGAACCGCTCGCTCGACGACGGAGCGGAGTTGACCGTCGACCGAAACGACGACGGTTCCGACAGGTACGTCGTCGAATTCACCTTCCGATTCAAATCGAATCCCGTCCGATGCGAGCTCGACCCCGCTCACGACTGGCTGCCGCGCGTGGTCGAGGTGGGGAAGCCGCGCAAGGCCCTCCAAATTCACGTCACTCGCTACAAGCTGGTGGAGGGCCGGTTCATCCCCTCCGAAGCCGATGTGTTCAACAAAAGCCCATCGGGAAAAGAGTCGTCGAGCCGGTTCCTCTTGCGCTCGGTGTCGGTCAACGGAGATCTCGACCCTGGGATCTTCAAGCCGAAGGGCCTCGTCGCCGGGACGCAGATCGACGACGAGGACACCGGAAAATCACGGATCCACGAGGGAAATGCGCGGACGCGACTTGCGTTCCTGGAACGATACTATCCGAAGCCCAAGACAGGCGCGATGAAGGACGACGTCAAGTCGCTCGAACCTCTCCGGGCTGAGCGGACTCCCTCTGAATGGCCCGTCGTTCCGATCCTGGGGGTCTCGGGGCTCCTCTTACTCGCCTCGATCTTCGTGCATCGCCGCCGAGCGTGA
- a CDS encoding NAD(P)/FAD-dependent oxidoreductase translates to MSTSLRLNNLRLDLDDPEESLPARAAGTLGLGPDAVLGWRILRKSLDARRVDDLHFSYAMEIQLPQAEADRALARTPSGGAGVEVRPFQAEAFEWPEPGSSPLEHRPVVVGAGPAGLIAGYLLALNGYRPLVLERGRAVKDRVADVRRFDAGGPVDPESNYLFGEGGAGTFSDGKLTSRGGGPDVHRVLEILADCHGKPSILYEHRPHLGSNRLPLVVRTLRKKMEELGGEIRFSCRVEDLDVVDGRLRGLGTSSGYIPADVAVLAVGHSARDTYDMLLRRGVPLQAKPFQFGVRIEQPQEQINRAQYGPKQGHPALGAADYGLSVRAGACDLFTFCMCAGGYVMPSVSEPGYFCSNGMSESRHDSPFANSGLVVTIDPAESSPHPLAGVHFQQRYERAAYVAGGRSYAAPIQWARDFLAGRSSRGKLPSSYTRNAVKPMDLGMLLPDKVVQALVKGLPIMDRRLDRGFLRDATLTGPESRGSSPVRIPRDAGSRQSPAVVGLYPCGEGAGYAGGIISAAVDGLRTARSLVASFAPPG, encoded by the coding sequence ATGAGTACGTCGCTGCGGCTCAACAACCTCCGGCTCGACCTGGACGACCCCGAGGAGTCCCTCCCCGCCCGCGCGGCGGGGACCCTGGGTCTGGGCCCCGACGCCGTTCTGGGCTGGCGGATCCTCCGTAAATCGCTCGACGCCCGCCGCGTCGACGACCTACATTTCAGTTATGCGATGGAAATCCAGCTCCCCCAGGCCGAGGCCGACCGGGCGCTGGCTCGCACGCCTTCCGGCGGCGCGGGCGTCGAGGTCCGGCCCTTCCAGGCCGAGGCCTTCGAATGGCCCGAGCCGGGATCGAGCCCTCTGGAACATCGTCCGGTGGTGGTTGGGGCCGGCCCCGCGGGGCTGATCGCCGGCTACCTGCTGGCCCTCAACGGCTACCGGCCGCTGGTCCTGGAACGCGGCCGGGCCGTCAAGGACCGCGTCGCCGACGTCCGCCGGTTCGACGCCGGCGGGCCCGTCGACCCCGAAAGCAACTACCTGTTCGGCGAAGGGGGGGCCGGAACCTTCAGCGACGGCAAACTCACCTCGCGCGGCGGCGGCCCGGACGTCCACCGCGTCCTGGAGATCCTGGCCGACTGTCACGGCAAGCCGTCGATTCTGTATGAACATCGCCCGCACCTCGGCTCGAACCGTCTGCCGCTGGTCGTTAGAACCCTTCGCAAGAAGATGGAGGAACTCGGCGGCGAGATCCGCTTCTCCTGCCGGGTCGAGGATCTCGACGTCGTCGACGGTCGGCTCCGAGGCCTGGGGACCAGCTCCGGTTACATCCCGGCCGACGTGGCGGTCCTCGCCGTCGGCCACAGCGCTCGAGACACCTACGACATGCTCCTGCGGCGGGGCGTCCCGCTGCAGGCCAAGCCGTTCCAGTTCGGCGTCCGGATTGAACAGCCCCAGGAGCAGATCAACCGCGCCCAGTACGGTCCCAAACAGGGCCACCCCGCGTTGGGGGCGGCCGACTACGGGCTCTCGGTCCGGGCCGGGGCCTGCGACCTGTTCACCTTCTGCATGTGCGCCGGCGGATACGTCATGCCCAGCGTCAGCGAGCCCGGTTACTTCTGCTCCAACGGCATGAGCGAAAGCCGGCACGACTCGCCGTTCGCCAACAGCGGCCTGGTCGTCACCATCGACCCGGCCGAGTCGAGCCCTCATCCGCTGGCCGGCGTCCACTTCCAGCAGCGCTACGAGCGCGCCGCCTACGTCGCGGGAGGCCGGTCGTACGCCGCCCCGATTCAGTGGGCGCGGGACTTCCTGGCCGGCCGTTCCAGCCGGGGGAAGCTTCCCTCAAGCTACACCCGAAACGCCGTGAAGCCGATGGACCTGGGCATGCTCCTCCCCGACAAGGTGGTGCAAGCCCTGGTGAAAGGGTTGCCGATCATGGACCGGCGGCTCGACCGGGGCTTCCTCCGCGACGCCACTCTGACCGGCCCCGAGTCGCGCGGCAGCTCCCCCGTCCGGATCCCCCGGGACGCCGGCAGCCGTCAGAGCCCGGCCGTGGTCGGCCTCTACCCCTGCGGCGAAGGCGCCGGCTACGCCGGGGGGATCATCAGCGCGGCCGTCGACGGTCTCCGAACCGCCCGCTCCCTGGTCGCCTCCTTCGCCCCCCCCGGTTGA
- a CDS encoding zinc ribbon domain-containing protein: MIIACPQCGFSGKVPDHAALAPHQARCPKCRCRFDIGDPDVQIPEPVGRTDLRHDLARPRLDPSDSSYELDPIVDGFEGVWDVPLGEEFEDDEHVPAPTATSRAVISEVPPPSGKRVPEWMLRPFRISMWRIRLFQVWAILLLVWAAWIVVRTAIALSRMDDAQFLSNDDLLRPILAVVVLVSTSALLCLSVDVSRRLIRLTYAPTSPPPVSAPVAPPSSGTLGAVSRRVNGNGVDFTQRRNGSHG; the protein is encoded by the coding sequence ATGATCATCGCATGCCCACAATGCGGCTTCTCGGGCAAGGTCCCTGACCACGCGGCTCTCGCGCCCCACCAGGCGCGTTGCCCGAAGTGCCGTTGCCGGTTCGATATCGGCGATCCCGACGTGCAAATCCCGGAGCCGGTCGGCCGCACGGACCTGCGCCACGACCTGGCCCGCCCTCGTCTGGACCCGAGCGACTCCTCGTACGAGTTGGACCCCATCGTCGACGGCTTCGAGGGGGTGTGGGACGTCCCCCTGGGCGAGGAATTCGAGGACGACGAGCACGTCCCTGCGCCGACCGCGACCTCGCGAGCGGTGATTTCCGAGGTTCCTCCGCCTTCCGGGAAGCGAGTGCCCGAGTGGATGCTCCGGCCGTTTCGCATCTCGATGTGGCGAATCCGCCTGTTCCAGGTCTGGGCGATCCTGCTCCTCGTGTGGGCGGCCTGGATCGTCGTCCGAACGGCGATCGCGTTGTCGCGGATGGACGACGCCCAGTTCCTCTCCAACGACGATCTCCTCCGGCCGATCCTCGCGGTGGTCGTGCTGGTTTCGACGTCCGCCCTCCTCTGTCTCTCCGTCGACGTCAGCCGCCGTCTCATCCGCCTGACCTACGCCCCCACGTCGCCTCCACCCGTGTCGGCGCCGGTGGCACCCCCTTCTTCCGGAACCCTCGGCGCTGTCTCCCGCCGCGTCAATGGGAATGGGGTCGACTTCACGCAACGACGCAACGGCTCTCACGGTTGA